From the Eubacterium sp. 1001713B170207_170306_E7 genome, the window GGTGGGCGAAACCTACCGCATTCCAATGTCTCACGGCGAAGGCCGCTTCATTGCCAGCGATGCGGTAATGAAGGAGCTTATCGCAGGGGGCCAGGTGGCGACCCAGTATGTCGATTTTGACGGCAACGCCACCATGGACGGCGCCTTTAACCCCAACGGCTCTACCTGTGCGGTGGAAGGGATCACCAGTGCGGACGGCCGTATTCTGGGCAAGATGGGACATTCCGAACGTATCGGAAAAGGATTATACAAAAACATTCCGGGTGAGAAGGATCAGTTGATCTTTAAATCCGGTGTTGAATATTTCAAGTAAAAGAAGGAGAATACAATTATGCCAAAAGTAGCAGTTATCATGGGCAGCGACTCGGATTTTGATGTTGTAAAGAAATGCCTGATCGCTTTGGAAAAATTTGATATTGAATATGACGCTGAGGTTATTTCAGCACACCGGAATCCGGACAAGATTTTCTCATACGTCCGTTCTGCCGAAGAAAACGGCATCGAACTGATCATTGGCGCTGCCGGCAAAGCCGCTCATTTACCGGGGGTTATGGCAGGGCTTACCCCGCTTCCGGTTATTGGTATCCCCATTCAGACCTCTTTCCAGGGCGGCCTGGATTCCTTACTCTCCATCGTGCAGATGCCTTCCGGCGTACCGGTTGCCACTGTTGCGGTAAACGGCGCGGAAAACGCCGGGATCCTGGCAGCTCAGATGCTTTCCATCAAGTATCCTGAAATCCGTGAAAAGATGAAAGCCTACAAGGAAACACTGGACGAAGAAGTCACGGCTAAGAATGAAAAGCTTCAGGCCAAGATTAATGGTTAATTCATTATTTCAAATATAGAAAGAGGTATTAAAATGCAGAAATTAGAACAGTTATATGAAGGCAAGGCTAAAAAAGTTTTCAAAACAGAAGATCCGGACCAGTTTATCATCGAATACAAGGATGACGCAACCGCAGGAAACGGCGAAAAAAAAGGCACCATTGTGGGCAAGGGCGTCATCAATAATAAAATGACCGCCACCATTTTCAAAATGCTGGAGGAACAGGGGATCCCGACACATTTCATCGAGCTGTTATCAGACAACGAACAGCTGGTAAAGGCAGTCACCATCTTCCAGCTGGAAGTGATCATCCGCAACACCGCTGCCGGCTCCATCTGCAAGCGCCTTCCATTTGAAGAAGGACAGGCTCTTGAAACACCCATCTTTGAATTCTGCTATAAGAATGATGACTACGGCGATCCTGTCATCAACGACAATCATGCCACTGCCCTGAAGCTGGCAACCCAGGAAGAGCTGGACGCTATCCGTGAAATGACCATGAAGATCAATGATATCCTGAAAGCATATTTCCTGGAAAAGGGCATTAACCTGATCGACTTCAAGATTGAGTTTGGTAAAACCAACGACGGACAGATCGTTCTGGCCGATGAAATCTCACCGGATACCTGCCGCTTCTGGGATGTCAATACCGGAGAAAAACTGGATAAGGACCGTTTCAGACGCGACCTCGGCGGTATTGAAGAAGCTTACGAAGAAATGTTAAAGAGAGTTAACGGCTAATCGCCCGCGCTCATTGCGATTTGTCAGCAGACTGCACGGGGCGGGCGCCGGCGGTGCCTGCCCCCAAGAGATATTTACGGAATACGGCATAGAGTGTGTTTCAATGGATGACAGCATGGATCCATTTTTGGAGGAAGAACGAATCAATGAGAGAAGACAAATTTCATGACGAATGTGGCGTCGTAGGTGTGTATTGTAACAGTCGTGAGACAAACTGCGCTTCTTATATTTACTATGGCCTGTACGCGCTTCAGCACAGGGGCCAGGAAAGTGCGGGCATCTCGGTTAACCGTGACGGCAGGATCACAACTCATAAGGACCTCGGCCTGGTGGCGGATGTCTTTAAGGGCAATGTGCTGAAATCCATGAGGGGAAACCTGGGTATCGGCCATGTGCGTTATTCAACCTCGGGTGAGGGCGGCGTGACCAACGCCCAGCCGTTAACGGTCAGCCTGAAATCAACCCAGATCGCCCTGGCGCATAACGGAAACCTGGTAAACGACAAAGCCTTAAGGGACATGCTGGAGGATTCCGGCGTTGTTTTCCAGACCACCATCGATACCGAGGTGATGGTAGACATTCTGGCCAGAGGTCTGCGCCATGGCGTGATCGAGGCCATTCAGCGCATGGTTGAGATCATCAAGGGCGGTTTTGCCTTGGTCATCACGCTGGAGGACAAGCTCATCGGCGTCCGCGACCCATACGGCCTGCGCCCCATCTGCCTTGGCAAAAAGGATGATATGTACATGCTCGCTTCGGAGAGCTGTGCCATTGACGCCATCGGCGGCGAGTTGATTCGTGACCTGAACCCGGGTGAGATTGTCGTCATTGACGAAAACGGCATTCAGAGCTATGGGCAGAATAACTGGGCCAGCAAGAGGGCCTGTATTTTTGAGCAGATTTATTTTGCACGTCCCGACTCTGTCATGGAGGGCCGCAGTGTTTATCAGGCGCGCCATACCGCCGGACGCATCCTGGCTAAGGAAAGCCCTGTGGACGCGGACGTGGTTATCGGGGTGCCGGATTCCGGGATTCCGGCGGCCATTGGCTATGCCGAGGAATCGGGCATTCCTTATGGCATGGGCCTGATCAAAAACAAGTACAGCGGCCGGACCTTTATCCAGCCGAACCAGAAGCTGCGTGAAGAAGGCGTGCGGCTGAAGCTGAATCCGCTGAGAGATACCATTGAGGGCAAGCGGGTCGTTATCATCGACGACTCCATTGTGAGGGGAACCACCTCCAAACGGCTTGTTGAGATTTTGAGAAGCGGGGGCGCCAAAGAAGTGCATTTCCGCGTGACCAGCCCGCCGGTATCCCACACCTGCCATTTTGGCATTGACACTCCAAAACGCAAATACCTGATCGGCGCTAAGAAATCCGTGGAGGAAATCCGCGAGATTCTGGGCGCAGATTCACTAGCATATATCAGTCTTGACGGCTTGAACGAGTCCGTCGGCGGCGGCACTGAGTACTGCCGCGCCTGTTTTGACGGCGATTACCCCATGGAAGTACCTGTATTAAAAAAGGATGATTAAAAAGGAGAGAAAATATGGCACAAACCGATGCTTATAAGGCAGCCGGCGTAGACGTCGAAGCTGGCTATGAGTCTGTCAAATTAATGAAGAAGGACGTTCAAAGAACGTTTAACCAGTATGTATTATCCCATTTGGGAGGCTTCGGCGGCCTCATCGAGCTGCCGGAGGGCTACAAAAAACCGGTTCTGGTTTCCGGCACCGACGGTGTCGGCACCAAGCTGATGATTGCCTTTATGATGGACAAGCATGACACCATCGGGATTGACGCGGTGGCGATGTGCGTTAACGATATTTTATGCCAGGGCGCAAGGCCGCTGTTTTTCCTGGATTACATTGCCTGCGGCAAGAACTACCCTGAAAAAATCGCCCAGATTGTGAGCGGTGTGGCCGAGGGCTGTGTCCAGGGCGGCATGGCGCTCATCGGCGGCGAGACTGCCGAAATGCCGGACATGTACAGTCTGGACGACTACGATCTGGCCGGCTTTGCCGTTGGCGTTGTCGAAAAGGATGAAATCATTACAGGGCAGAGTATTGCGGAAAGGGATGTTCTGGTAGGACTACCGTCCTCCGGCGTCCACAGCAACGGCTTTTCACTGGTGCGCAAGCTGCTTTTTAAGGACCTGAAAATGGACGTCCACACCAGGGTGGACGAGCTGGGCGGTACCCTGGGCGAAGCGCTGCTGACCCCGACCCGTATCTATGTGAAGGCCGTTGAGGATCTGCTGAAGCCCTACGGTGTGAAGGGCATGAGCCATGTTACCGGCGGCGGCTTCTATGAAAATATTCCAAGAATGATTCCGGACGGCCTGTGCGCCAGAGTGGACACCGCTGCCATCGAAACCCTGCCCATTTTCAAGTTTATCCAGGAAGCAGGCAGCGTGACAGATGAAGCCATGTACTCGACCTTTAACATGGGCATCGGGCTGGTTTCCGCGCTGCCGGCAGATCAAGCGGACGGTTTTGTACAGGCCTTAAAGGACAAGGGTGAAAAGCCTGTGGTGCTTGGCGAAGTGGTCAAGGGCGACGAAAAGATCGTGCTATGACCAAAATAGGCGTACTGGTGAGCGGCGGAGGTACAAACCTCCAGGCCGTCATCGACAGAGTTCATCACAGGTCAGGCGAAATCGCGGTGGTTATTGCCAACAACGCAGACGCTTACGGGCTGACCAGAGCCCAGAACAGCGGGATTCCCACCGCGGTGGTGCTGGAGCGGGATTTTGAGGATTACGATGCCTTCAACGCTGAGATTATCCGGACCTTAAAGGATAAAGGCGTTGAGCTGGTCGTGCTGGCAGGCTACATGAAGATCATCACCCCGGCCTTTGTAAAAGCCTATCCGAATAAGATTGTCAACATCCATCCGGCCCTGATCCCGTCCTTCTGCGGTGAGGGATACTACGGGATGCGTGTGCACGAGGCGGTCATAGACTACGGTGTTAAGGTTACGGGTGCGACGGTTCATTTTGTCAACGAGGAAGCGGACGCAGGTCCGATCATCGCGCAGAAAACCGTTGAAGTTGCGGACGACGACACGCCCGAATCCATTCAGAAAAAGGTGCTCAAAATTGAGCACACGCTGCTGCCCTGGGTGGTGGAGCAGTACTGTCTGGGCCATATAACCGTGGAGGGCAGAAAAACGAGAATAACCAGCGAGCTGTAAGGCTCGCGGGTGCTTAAATAAAATGAACAAAAAATTGGAGGAGAAACTATGAGAGCTTTAATCAGTGTATCAGACAAAACGGGTATTGTTGAATTCGCACAGAAGCTGGCCGGTATGGGCTGGGAAATTTTATCTACCGGCGGTACGGCAAGAGCCCTGCGCGAGGCAGGTGTGGATGTCATCGGTGTTTCCGACGTAACGGGCTTTCCAGAGTGTCTGGACGGCCGTGTTAAGACCCTGCATCCCAAGATTCATGGCGGTATCTTAAATATCCGCGACAACGAGGACCATCAGCGGCAGATCAGGGAGCTGGGCATCACCCCCATCGACCTGCTGGTCATTAACCTGTATCCTTTTAAAAACACGATTTTGAAGGAGGGCGTTGCCTTTGAGGACTGTATCGAAAACATTGATATCGGCGGACCGACCATGCTGCGTTCAGCCGCTAAAAACTTCAACGACGTGACCGTAGTGGTAGACCCTGAGGACTATGAGGTTGTGCTGAACGAACTGGATAAGGACGGCGCTACCAGCTATGATACCCGTTACCGGCTGGCCTTGAAGGTGTTTGAAACCACTGCCGCCTATGATACCATGATCTCAGATTTTCTCAGAAAACGTGTTGACGGTGAGGTTTTAAAGGATACCGTCACCATGACCTATGAAAAGGTGCAGGACCTGCGCTACGGCGAAAACCCGCACCAGAAGGCCGCGTTCTACAAAGAAATCGGCGTGGCCAAAGGCGCTCTGACAGCGGCCGAACAGCTCCAGGGCAAGGAATTGTCTTACAACAATATCAATGATACCAATGGCGCCCTTGAAATCCTGAAGGAATACCAGGACGAGCCGACCATCGTTGCGGTTAAGCACGCAAATCCCTGCGGTGTCGCCAGCGCCGAGACCATTTCAGAAGCCTACAAAAAAGCCTATGAAGCGGACCCGACCTCCATTTTCGGCGGGATCGTCGCGTCGAACCGTGAAATTGACGCGGATACGGCCAAACAGATGGTTGAGATCTTCCTGGAGGTCATTGTCGCACCGGGCTATACCGATGAAGCGCTGGAGGTGCTTAAAGCCAAGGAAAACCTCCGCGTACTCAAGCTGGATGACATTCTGTACAGCGAACCGGGCTATGAAACCAAAAAGGTGCTCGGCGGCCTGTTAATCCAGGAACGCGACACCAAGGACTACGAAAAGCTGGAGGTAGTCACGGACCGCAAGCCCACCGACAAGGAAATGGAAGACCTGCTCTTTGCCTGGAAGGCTGTTAAGAATACCAAATCCAACGCCATCACTCTGGCCAAGGATAAATGTATGGTCGCCAACGGACCGGGACAGGTTAACCGGATCTGGCCGCTGGAAAACTGTATCGAGCACGGCGGGAACAGGGTAAAGGGCGCGGTGCTGGCATCGGACGCGTTCTTCCCCTTTGACGACTGCGCTACCGCAGCGGCCAAGGCAGGCATCACAGCCATTATCCAGCCGGGCGGCGCGGGACGCGACGAGGACTCCATCAAGGTCTGTAACGAAAATGGCATTGCCATGGTCTTTACAGGCATGCGCCACTTTAAACACAGCTAAGCACAGAGGAGAAACGATATGAAAGTATTAGTAATCGGCTCGGGCGGACGTGAGCATGTGCTCACCTGGAAAATTGCCCAGAGCCCAAGGGTAGATAAAATTTACTGTGCCCCCGGAAACGGCGGCATGGCCAAAATCGCCGAATGTGTTGACCTTTCGGTGGAGGACATTGACGGCTGCGTGAAATTCGCCAAGGAAAAAGGCATTGACCTGACCGTTGTGGGCCCTGAGGTGCCCCTGGTAATGGGAATGACCGACGCCTTTGAGAAAGAGGGCATGCGGGTGTTTGGCCCCAACGCCAAATGCGCGGAGTTTGAGGGCAGTAAGGCCTTCACCAAGGATTTTCTTCTGCGCCATAGCATTCCGACAGCTGCCTACAAAGAATACACAGATCTCAATGAGATCATGAAGGATATTGGCGTTTACGGCTTCCCGATGGTTATCAAGGCAGACGGCCTGGCAGCGGGCAAGGGTGTGCTGATCGTGGAAAACGAGCAGGAAGCCAGAGACGGCATCAACATGATCATGGCCGACCATGAATTCGGCGCTGCCGGGGATAAGGTGGTTGTTGAGGAGTTTCTGACGGGCCGCGAAGCCTCCATGCTGTGCTTTGTCGACGGCAGTGTCATTGTGCCCATGGAAAGCGCCCAGGATTACAAGCGTGCCTACGATAACGATGAAGGCCTGAACACTGGCGGTATGGGCACCTATTCTCCGAACGTTTTGTTTGATAATGAAGTGTTAAACAAGCGCATTGAGGAAACCATCCTGACCCCGATTATCGAGGGCTTTAAGGCGGACGGCATGGACTTTAAGGGGATTCTCTTTATCGGTCTGATGATCGAAAACGACATGCCAAAGGTTCTGGAATTCAATGTCCGCTTTGGTGACCCCGAAGCCCAGAGCGTGCTCATGCGCATGGACAGTGATCTGGTGGACATCATGGAAGCCTGCATTGACGGAAAGCTTGCAGACTGTGACATTAAGTGGAAGGATGAAGCGGCAGTAACCGTGGTGCTCGCCTCGGGCGGATACCCGGGACCCTATGAAAAGGGCCTTGAAATCACCGGAATCGAGGATGTTGAGGGCTGTGAGGTATTCCATGCCGGAACAGCCCTGAAGGATGGAAAGCTGGTAACAGCCGGAGGACGCGTCCTCTGTGTTTCGGCTCTCGGCTCTGACCGTGAGGCGGCACGCGCCAAGGTCTACAGCCAGGTGGATAAAATTAAATTTGACGGTGCACGCTACCGGACTGATATTGCAAAAATGGATGAATGACAGCAGAGTAAAGGCACGCAATCTTATTTGCGTGTCTTTTTCTCAATGATCTGGAGGAAAGCAACGTGTGGAGTAAAATAAAAAAGAGTATTGCACTTGGAATTTTTATCGCTGTTTTAGGCGCAGTGGTGGGGGCCGTTGTGTGGTTCCTGCTGTGGCTGATGAATCTGGGCATTGACTTTTTCTGGACCTGGCTGCCCGGAAAATTCAACATTCCAGCCTACAATCTGATTGTCTGCGGCGCCGGGGGACTGCTTGTGGGGCTTTTGCAGGCAAAATTCGGCCCCTGTCCGGGTGAGCTCAGTGAAGACATGGCGGCCATCAAACAGGGCAAACGCCTGCCCTACGATAATCTGCCAGTCATTGCAGTCTGTGCGCTGGTGCCCCTTATTTTCGGCGGAAGCCTCGGGCCCGAGGCCGGGCTCACTGGTGTAATTGCCGGCCTGTGCTTTTGGCTGGCGGACCGCTTTAAATATGCCTATGAGGAAGTAGAGGATCTGGCTCAGGTTGGAATCGCCGCGACGCTGGGGGTTATTTTTCACGCGCCCCTTTTTGGCTTTGTCAATCAGGTCGAGGACGAAAAGGGTGGGCAGGCCATCCCTAAGAACTCGAAGATTTTATTGTATTTTATCGCGATTTTTGCCGGCTTTGGCATTTATATGCTGTTATCCAGACTGCTTGGCGGCGGCATGGGGCTTGGCCGTTTCGGACACATTACCGTCGGGCGAAACGAGCTTCTGGCCATGTTACCCCTTGCCCTCGTGGGCGCTCTCTGCGGCATCCTGTATTTTTATTTTGCCAGGGGAGTGACGGTGATCACTGCTCCCATTGAAAAACACAGGGTGCTCCTGGGGGTTATCGGCGGTTTGGTTTTAGGCGGCGTTGGCATGCTGCTGCCCTTTACCATGTTTGCCGGTGAACACCAGATGGGTGAAATGATGGAAATCTGGCAGACCCTGCCCATATGGATGCTGTTCTTAACAGGAATTGTCAAGCTTTTGATGATCAATATTTGTATTGGTACAGGCTGGCGCGGTGGGAATATTTTCCCCATTATCTTTTCAGCGGTCTGTATCGGCTACGGTTTTGCCGCTGTTTTTCCAATGGTCGACGCCACCTTCTGTGTGGCAGTGGTAACCGCAGCTGTGGCTGGGGCCATTATGCGAAAACCGATCGCGGTAGTGATGCTGCTGATCATCTGCTTTCCGGTGGATGCCATTATCCCCATGTGCGTGGGTGCCATCATTGCCGCCTCAATTCCACTGCCAAAGCAGTTCAGACAGCTTCCGGACGCGCAGGGAGAATAAATGAACACATAAAAAACACTCCGCTTTTTAGAAAGGGGAGTGTTTTTTTATGTCTAAGTCTTATTCGCTTCTTTTACGTTTAATCAGGGCGATCACACCAATGAGGATGCCGCCGCCTGCAAAGAGACCAATGATGGAGGGGATCATCCAGGCTGGAACCTCGCCGTCCATCAGGGCTGCAGTGGGGATACTGGTGTTTGGATTGGCACTTGTAACAGCGGCTGCAAGCTTTTGAATCACATTGCCGTCACCGCCGTTGCTGCCGTCATTGTAGGTCTGGGTGCTGCCTGCGCCTTCATCTGGATCCAGAGCCTTCACTTCGATTTCGCAGGTTGCAGTTTTGCCGTTGGCTGTCGTTGCGGTGACATCGGCAAGACCTTCGTTAACGGCTGTAACCTTGCCGTTTTCATCGACGGTCACAACGTTTGGATCACTGGAGCTCCAGGTCACGCTGGCGTCTGTGACATTCACAGGCTTAACGGTGGCCTTCAGCGTGGTGCTGGCATTCGGCTGGATTTTCAGATAGTCGTTGGACAGCTTGACCTCACTCGCGGCTACCGATGTTTTGACAGCCGCGTAATAGCTGAAATGCGGCGCTTCAAAGGAGACGGTTTTATTGTTGCTGTCGGCCTCAGTAGTATCCATTACTTTTACTTCGTCTGTATTTTCATCAAAATGGACAACCTTGATGTCGCCATTGTCTTTGTATTTTTCATTCAGCTCCATCTCGACGGAAACGGTTCCGCCTTCTGGCTGTTTCTCTTGGTTTGTAGTCTTGTCAATGGCTTTGATATCCAGGATTTCCAGGATTTCAGCTTCTGGATCCAGCTTGCTCTTCACAGCCTGATCCGCTTTATTCTTAACATCATCACTGACCGATGAAACCTTTAACTCGGCATCTGGCAGAACCTTACTGTCTGCGGAGACCTTTACCTGAGTTCCGTCCACATTTGCGGTGGTTTCGACTTTTTCAGGCTGAGGCGTGGGTTCAGGTGTCGGCTGAGCAGTTGGCTCAGGGGTTGGCGCTGCAGTTGGCTGAGGCGTGGGTTCAGGAGTTGGCGCTGCAGTCGGCTGAGGCGTGGGTTCAGGAGTTGGCGCTACAGTTGGCTGAGGTGTGGGTTCAGGAGTTGGTTCTGGAGTCGGCTGAGGTGTGGGCTCAGGAGTTGGTTCTGGAGTCGGCTGAGGTGTAGGCTCAGGAGTTGGTTCTGGAGTCGGCTGAGGGGTTGGCTCAGGATCTACATTGTCTAACAGGTAAATATAGCCTAGGAAATTGCCGCCCATGCTGTTGGCATTGTCGTAGTCCATATAAAAATCGCGATAGCTCCAGCCAGAGTTGGAGGTGACAACCTCGTTGCCATTGACTTCTTCAACGACAGCGACGTGGCCGCACCAGCCATTGGTAATTGAGCCGTCCCATACAGCAATAGCGCCGACAGCAGGCTCTGAGCCATAGGCAAAACCACCGCGGCCTTCGTCGTAAAGCTCTTTATTATCAGACCAGAAATACTTTGCATTGCTTCGGAAACTGCCCCATCCGTTTGGATTGCTGTTTACTTCGTTGTTTGGGAGGGGATAGCCCAGGATTTCGTAGGCACGGCCCCATGCGTAGTAGGTGCAATTGCCTCCCGTTAAAGGATTTAGCTCAAACGGATTTCCACTGGACCGGCTGTAAGGATAAGAATAGTAGTCCGGTTTATCTGTCCTCGGTGAGAATTCCGCAGCCTTTACGGTTGGTGCAAATTGGAGCGAATAGGCAAACAATAGGCAGACGCATAAAAGCGAAGGAATAAATCTGTGAATTAACTTTTTCATGCTGTGGTTCTCCTTCTAAAAATGATTTCGTTAAAATAATTAAAATAGTAATGTAAAATAATGAAGATCAGTCAACTGCTTGTAGAAAATATTATACCCTATTTCATACCGCATTTCCTTAAGATGTAACGAATTCTTAAAGAAGAAAATCTAATTGTAACGGAATTGCAAACAAGAAATATAGCCATTACTTTTTTAGTTTTCAATAAGGGGCGTTTAGAAAAACAAAAGTCAATTTAAAAAGCTGAAAGCCTATTTTTCACAGACGCGAAGGGTTTTGTTGTGATAAACGATAAAGCCGCACAGGGCGGTGAGGATACCGGTAGCGATAATGATAATGCGCACATCAATCATATCAGCCAGGGGGCCAAAAACGGTCATGCCGATGGGAAAGGCAGCAGCAGCCATAATTTGGACGAGGCTGAAAACACGGCCCTGCATGGCTTCTTCTACCCGCTCCTGAAGCAGAACGGTGATAGGCGCAGTGATAAAGGGAACGGTTATGCCGACAAAGAGCATAAAGCCCAGAAAAACAAGAAAAATCGGTGAGAGCCCCAGCCCAAGGCAGAAGATGCCGCAGAGGGTGCTGAAGACCATGATGGTGGTCACGCGGCTCTTAAAGCCACCCCAGGCGGCAATGACAAGCCCGCCGATCATGGCGCCAACGCTGTAGATAACTTCGTTGGCGGTGAGATACCACACCTGTTCACCAAAGGTCCTGGCAATGAGCAGCGGTGTCAGAAAGGCCGTGGGGGTCACTAAAAACATGAGCAGGGCATAGAAAATCAGGAGCACCCTGATGAAGGGGTGCCGGTAGGCATAGAGGATGCCGGTTTTTAAGTCGGATACGGTGCCGGTGTCTTTGGCGGACTGGGCCCGTTCGTGGGCTGGAATTTTGAGGATGGACAGCAGTGAGATGCCAATGATGGCAGTGACCACGTCAATGAAGAAGGTCGACTCGACAGAAACAGTGGCCAGCAGAGCCCCGCTGACGGCCGGAGCCACAATCATGGTCATGTTCTGGAGACTGCCGTTAAAGCCAGTGACCCGCATGAGCATGCTTTTGGGAGTGATCTGGGGAATGAGGGCGTTGACGGTGGGGGTCTGGATACCTGTGCCCACTGAGCGGATGGCGGATACCAGAAAGATAATCCAAAGCTCGCGGCAGCCCATGAAAAAGCTGATGGCCAGCCCCAGTGTGGACAGAGCAACCAGTGCGTCGGCGCAGATGATCAGCTTTTTTCGGTTATAGCGG encodes:
- the purE gene encoding 5-(carboxyamino)imidazole ribonucleotide mutase, translating into MPKVAVIMGSDSDFDVVKKCLIALEKFDIEYDAEVISAHRNPDKIFSYVRSAEENGIELIIGAAGKAAHLPGVMAGLTPLPVIGIPIQTSFQGGLDSLLSIVQMPSGVPVATVAVNGAENAGILAAQMLSIKYPEIREKMKAYKETLDEEVTAKNEKLQAKING
- the purC gene encoding phosphoribosylaminoimidazolesuccinocarboxamide synthase, translating into MQKLEQLYEGKAKKVFKTEDPDQFIIEYKDDATAGNGEKKGTIVGKGVINNKMTATIFKMLEEQGIPTHFIELLSDNEQLVKAVTIFQLEVIIRNTAAGSICKRLPFEEGQALETPIFEFCYKNDDYGDPVINDNHATALKLATQEELDAIREMTMKINDILKAYFLEKGINLIDFKIEFGKTNDGQIVLADEISPDTCRFWDVNTGEKLDKDRFRRDLGGIEEAYEEMLKRVNG
- the purF gene encoding amidophosphoribosyltransferase, producing MREDKFHDECGVVGVYCNSRETNCASYIYYGLYALQHRGQESAGISVNRDGRITTHKDLGLVADVFKGNVLKSMRGNLGIGHVRYSTSGEGGVTNAQPLTVSLKSTQIALAHNGNLVNDKALRDMLEDSGVVFQTTIDTEVMVDILARGLRHGVIEAIQRMVEIIKGGFALVITLEDKLIGVRDPYGLRPICLGKKDDMYMLASESCAIDAIGGELIRDLNPGEIVVIDENGIQSYGQNNWASKRACIFEQIYFARPDSVMEGRSVYQARHTAGRILAKESPVDADVVIGVPDSGIPAAIGYAEESGIPYGMGLIKNKYSGRTFIQPNQKLREEGVRLKLNPLRDTIEGKRVVIIDDSIVRGTTSKRLVEILRSGGAKEVHFRVTSPPVSHTCHFGIDTPKRKYLIGAKKSVEEIREILGADSLAYISLDGLNESVGGGTEYCRACFDGDYPMEVPVLKKDD
- the purM gene encoding phosphoribosylformylglycinamidine cyclo-ligase, yielding MAQTDAYKAAGVDVEAGYESVKLMKKDVQRTFNQYVLSHLGGFGGLIELPEGYKKPVLVSGTDGVGTKLMIAFMMDKHDTIGIDAVAMCVNDILCQGARPLFFLDYIACGKNYPEKIAQIVSGVAEGCVQGGMALIGGETAEMPDMYSLDDYDLAGFAVGVVEKDEIITGQSIAERDVLVGLPSSGVHSNGFSLVRKLLFKDLKMDVHTRVDELGGTLGEALLTPTRIYVKAVEDLLKPYGVKGMSHVTGGGFYENIPRMIPDGLCARVDTAAIETLPIFKFIQEAGSVTDEAMYSTFNMGIGLVSALPADQADGFVQALKDKGEKPVVLGEVVKGDEKIVL
- the purN gene encoding phosphoribosylglycinamide formyltransferase yields the protein MTKIGVLVSGGGTNLQAVIDRVHHRSGEIAVVIANNADAYGLTRAQNSGIPTAVVLERDFEDYDAFNAEIIRTLKDKGVELVVLAGYMKIITPAFVKAYPNKIVNIHPALIPSFCGEGYYGMRVHEAVIDYGVKVTGATVHFVNEEADAGPIIAQKTVEVADDDTPESIQKKVLKIEHTLLPWVVEQYCLGHITVEGRKTRITSEL
- the purH gene encoding bifunctional phosphoribosylaminoimidazolecarboxamide formyltransferase/IMP cyclohydrolase, coding for MRALISVSDKTGIVEFAQKLAGMGWEILSTGGTARALREAGVDVIGVSDVTGFPECLDGRVKTLHPKIHGGILNIRDNEDHQRQIRELGITPIDLLVINLYPFKNTILKEGVAFEDCIENIDIGGPTMLRSAAKNFNDVTVVVDPEDYEVVLNELDKDGATSYDTRYRLALKVFETTAAYDTMISDFLRKRVDGEVLKDTVTMTYEKVQDLRYGENPHQKAAFYKEIGVAKGALTAAEQLQGKELSYNNINDTNGALEILKEYQDEPTIVAVKHANPCGVASAETISEAYKKAYEADPTSIFGGIVASNREIDADTAKQMVEIFLEVIVAPGYTDEALEVLKAKENLRVLKLDDILYSEPGYETKKVLGGLLIQERDTKDYEKLEVVTDRKPTDKEMEDLLFAWKAVKNTKSNAITLAKDKCMVANGPGQVNRIWPLENCIEHGGNRVKGAVLASDAFFPFDDCATAAAKAGITAIIQPGGAGRDEDSIKVCNENGIAMVFTGMRHFKHS
- the purD gene encoding phosphoribosylamine--glycine ligase, with translation MKVLVIGSGGREHVLTWKIAQSPRVDKIYCAPGNGGMAKIAECVDLSVEDIDGCVKFAKEKGIDLTVVGPEVPLVMGMTDAFEKEGMRVFGPNAKCAEFEGSKAFTKDFLLRHSIPTAAYKEYTDLNEIMKDIGVYGFPMVIKADGLAAGKGVLIVENEQEARDGINMIMADHEFGAAGDKVVVEEFLTGREASMLCFVDGSVIVPMESAQDYKRAYDNDEGLNTGGMGTYSPNVLFDNEVLNKRIEETILTPIIEGFKADGMDFKGILFIGLMIENDMPKVLEFNVRFGDPEAQSVLMRMDSDLVDIMEACIDGKLADCDIKWKDEAAVTVVLASGGYPGPYEKGLEITGIEDVEGCEVFHAGTALKDGKLVTAGGRVLCVSALGSDREAARAKVYSQVDKIKFDGARYRTDIAKMDE
- a CDS encoding chloride channel protein, giving the protein MWSKIKKSIALGIFIAVLGAVVGAVVWFLLWLMNLGIDFFWTWLPGKFNIPAYNLIVCGAGGLLVGLLQAKFGPCPGELSEDMAAIKQGKRLPYDNLPVIAVCALVPLIFGGSLGPEAGLTGVIAGLCFWLADRFKYAYEEVEDLAQVGIAATLGVIFHAPLFGFVNQVEDEKGGQAIPKNSKILLYFIAIFAGFGIYMLLSRLLGGGMGLGRFGHITVGRNELLAMLPLALVGALCGILYFYFARGVTVITAPIEKHRVLLGVIGGLVLGGVGMLLPFTMFAGEHQMGEMMEIWQTLPIWMLFLTGIVKLLMINICIGTGWRGGNIFPIIFSAVCIGYGFAAVFPMVDATFCVAVVTAAVAGAIMRKPIAVVMLLIICFPVDAIIPMCVGAIIAASIPLPKQFRQLPDAQGE
- a CDS encoding Ig-like domain-containing protein, translated to MKKLIHRFIPSLLCVCLLFAYSLQFAPTVKAAEFSPRTDKPDYYSYPYSRSSGNPFELNPLTGGNCTYYAWGRAYEILGYPLPNNEVNSNPNGWGSFRSNAKYFWSDNKELYDEGRGGFAYGSEPAVGAIAVWDGSITNGWCGHVAVVEEVNGNEVVTSNSGWSYRDFYMDYDNANSMGGNFLGYIYLLDNVDPEPTPQPTPEPTPEPTPQPTPEPTPEPTPQPTPEPTPEPTPQPTVAPTPEPTPQPTAAPTPEPTPQPTAAPTPEPTAQPTPEPTPQPEKVETTANVDGTQVKVSADSKVLPDAELKVSSVSDDVKNKADQAVKSKLDPEAEILEILDIKAIDKTTNQEKQPEGGTVSVEMELNEKYKDNGDIKVVHFDENTDEVKVMDTTEADSNNKTVSFEAPHFSYYAAVKTSVAASEVKLSNDYLKIQPNASTTLKATVKPVNVTDASVTWSSSDPNVVTVDENGKVTAVNEGLADVTATTANGKTATCEIEVKALDPDEGAGSTQTYNDGSNGGDGNVIQKLAAAVTSANPNTSIPTAALMDGEVPAWMIPSIIGLFAGGGILIGVIALIKRKRSE